One window of Grus americana isolate bGruAme1 chromosome 18, bGruAme1.mat, whole genome shotgun sequence genomic DNA carries:
- the CDK3 gene encoding cyclin-dependent kinase 3 isoform X3 yields the protein MDAFQEVFQKVEKIGEGTYGVVYKARNKRTGQLVALKKIRLDSETEGVPSTAIREISLLKELKHPNIVRLLDVIHSQKKLYLVFEYLNQDLKKYMDSSRTGELPLSLVKSYLFQLLQGVSFCHSHRVIHRDLKPQNLLINEAGAIKLADFGLARAFGVPLRTYTHEVVTLWYRAPEILLGCKYYSTAVDIWSIGCIFAEMVTRKALFPGDSEIDQLFRIFRTLGTPTEQLLLYDPSRRISAKAALNHQYFFWRSPRSPEERRALQRHHR from the exons ATGGATGCCTTCCAGGAGGTGTTTCAGAAGGTGGAGAAGATCGGGGAGGGCACTTACGGTGTGGTGTACAAGGCTCGCAACAAGCGCACGGGGCAGCTGGTGGCCCTCAAGAAGATCCGCTTGGACTC GGAGACGGAGGGTGTCCCCAGCACTGCGATCCGAGAAATCTCACTGCTGAAAGAGCTGAAGCACCCCAACATAGTCAG GCTCCTGGATGTCATACACAGCCAGAAGAAGCTGTATCTGGTGTTTGAGTATCTGAATCAGGACCTGAAGAAATACATGGACTCATCCCGAACTGGAGAGCTTCCTTTAAGCTTGGTCAAG AGCTaccttttccagctgctgcagggtgtGAGCTTCTGCCACTCGCACAGAGTCATCCACAGGGACTTGAAGCCACAAAACTTGCTCATTAATGAAGCAGGAGCAATCAAGCTGGCTGATTTTGGACTGGCAAGAGCTTTCGGAGTCCCCCTGCGCACATACACTCACGAG GTGGTGACTCTGTGGTACCGAGCCCCTGAAATACTACTGGGATGCAAATACTACTCAACTGCCGTGGATATCTGGAGCATCGGCTGCATCTTTGCAGAAATG gtgACCAGGAAGGCCCTGTTTCCAGGGGACTCTGAGATCGATCAGCTCTTCCGGATCTTTCGCACCCTGGGCACTCCCACTGAG CAGTTGCTCCTGTACGATCCCAGCAGGCGCATCTCAGCCAAGGCAGCCCTCAATCACCAGTACTTCTTTTGGAGAAGCCCTCGGAGCCCTGAAGAGCGACGTGCGCTGCAGAGACACCACAGATGA
- the CDK3 gene encoding cyclin-dependent kinase 3 isoform X1 gives MDAFQEVFQKVEKIGEGTYGVVYKARNKRTGQLVALKKIRLDSETEGVPSTAIREISLLKELKHPNIVRLLDVIHSQKKLYLVFEYLNQDLKKYMDSSRTGELPLSLVKSYLFQLLQGVSFCHSHRVIHRDLKPQNLLINEAGAIKLADFGLARAFGVPLRTYTHEVVTLWYRAPEILLGCKYYSTAVDIWSIGCIFAEMVTRKALFPGDSEIDQLFRIFRTLGTPTEVTWPGVTQLPDYKGNFPQWARKEMKDIVPNLDRDGRDLLVQLLLYDPSRRISAKAALNHQYFFWRSPRSPEERRALQRHHR, from the exons ATGGATGCCTTCCAGGAGGTGTTTCAGAAGGTGGAGAAGATCGGGGAGGGCACTTACGGTGTGGTGTACAAGGCTCGCAACAAGCGCACGGGGCAGCTGGTGGCCCTCAAGAAGATCCGCTTGGACTC GGAGACGGAGGGTGTCCCCAGCACTGCGATCCGAGAAATCTCACTGCTGAAAGAGCTGAAGCACCCCAACATAGTCAG GCTCCTGGATGTCATACACAGCCAGAAGAAGCTGTATCTGGTGTTTGAGTATCTGAATCAGGACCTGAAGAAATACATGGACTCATCCCGAACTGGAGAGCTTCCTTTAAGCTTGGTCAAG AGCTaccttttccagctgctgcagggtgtGAGCTTCTGCCACTCGCACAGAGTCATCCACAGGGACTTGAAGCCACAAAACTTGCTCATTAATGAAGCAGGAGCAATCAAGCTGGCTGATTTTGGACTGGCAAGAGCTTTCGGAGTCCCCCTGCGCACATACACTCACGAG GTGGTGACTCTGTGGTACCGAGCCCCTGAAATACTACTGGGATGCAAATACTACTCAACTGCCGTGGATATCTGGAGCATCGGCTGCATCTTTGCAGAAATG gtgACCAGGAAGGCCCTGTTTCCAGGGGACTCTGAGATCGATCAGCTCTTCCGGATCTTTCGCACCCTGGGCACTCCCACTGAGGTGACCTGGCCTGGGGTGACCCAGCTGCCTGACTACAAGGGGAACTTTCCCCAGTGGGCACGGAAGGAGATGAAGGATATTGTTCCCAACTTAGATCGAGATGGTAGAGACTTACTGGTG CAGTTGCTCCTGTACGATCCCAGCAGGCGCATCTCAGCCAAGGCAGCCCTCAATCACCAGTACTTCTTTTGGAGAAGCCCTCGGAGCCCTGAAGAGCGACGTGCGCTGCAGAGACACCACAGATGA
- the CDK3 gene encoding cyclin-dependent kinase 3 isoform X4 produces MDAFQEVFQKVEKIGEGTYGVVYKARNKRTGQLVALKKIRLDSETEGVPSTAIREISLLKELKHPNIVRLLDVIHSQKKLYLVFEYLNQDLKKYMDSSRTGELPLSLVKSYLFQLLQGVSFCHSHRVIHRDLKPQNLLINEAGAIKLADFGLARAFGVPLRTYTHEVVTLWYRAPEILLGCKYYSTAVDIWSIGCIFAEMVTRKALFPGDSEIDQLFRIFRTLGTPTELLLYDPSRRISAKAALNHQYFFWRSPRSPEERRALQRHHR; encoded by the exons ATGGATGCCTTCCAGGAGGTGTTTCAGAAGGTGGAGAAGATCGGGGAGGGCACTTACGGTGTGGTGTACAAGGCTCGCAACAAGCGCACGGGGCAGCTGGTGGCCCTCAAGAAGATCCGCTTGGACTC GGAGACGGAGGGTGTCCCCAGCACTGCGATCCGAGAAATCTCACTGCTGAAAGAGCTGAAGCACCCCAACATAGTCAG GCTCCTGGATGTCATACACAGCCAGAAGAAGCTGTATCTGGTGTTTGAGTATCTGAATCAGGACCTGAAGAAATACATGGACTCATCCCGAACTGGAGAGCTTCCTTTAAGCTTGGTCAAG AGCTaccttttccagctgctgcagggtgtGAGCTTCTGCCACTCGCACAGAGTCATCCACAGGGACTTGAAGCCACAAAACTTGCTCATTAATGAAGCAGGAGCAATCAAGCTGGCTGATTTTGGACTGGCAAGAGCTTTCGGAGTCCCCCTGCGCACATACACTCACGAG GTGGTGACTCTGTGGTACCGAGCCCCTGAAATACTACTGGGATGCAAATACTACTCAACTGCCGTGGATATCTGGAGCATCGGCTGCATCTTTGCAGAAATG gtgACCAGGAAGGCCCTGTTTCCAGGGGACTCTGAGATCGATCAGCTCTTCCGGATCTTTCGCACCCTGGGCACTCCCACTGAG TTGCTCCTGTACGATCCCAGCAGGCGCATCTCAGCCAAGGCAGCCCTCAATCACCAGTACTTCTTTTGGAGAAGCCCTCGGAGCCCTGAAGAGCGACGTGCGCTGCAGAGACACCACAGATGA
- the CDK3 gene encoding cyclin-dependent kinase 3 isoform X2 translates to MDAFQEVFQKVEKIGEGTYGVVYKARNKRTGQLVALKKIRLDSETEGVPSTAIREISLLKELKHPNIVRLLDVIHSQKKLYLVFEYLNQDLKKYMDSSRTGELPLSLVKSYLFQLLQGVSFCHSHRVIHRDLKPQNLLINEAGAIKLADFGLARAFGVPLRTYTHEVVTLWYRAPEILLGCKYYSTAVDIWSIGCIFAEMVTRKALFPGDSEIDQLFRIFRTLGTPTEVTWPGVTQLPDYKGNFPQWARKEMKDIVPNLDRDGRDLLVLLLYDPSRRISAKAALNHQYFFWRSPRSPEERRALQRHHR, encoded by the exons ATGGATGCCTTCCAGGAGGTGTTTCAGAAGGTGGAGAAGATCGGGGAGGGCACTTACGGTGTGGTGTACAAGGCTCGCAACAAGCGCACGGGGCAGCTGGTGGCCCTCAAGAAGATCCGCTTGGACTC GGAGACGGAGGGTGTCCCCAGCACTGCGATCCGAGAAATCTCACTGCTGAAAGAGCTGAAGCACCCCAACATAGTCAG GCTCCTGGATGTCATACACAGCCAGAAGAAGCTGTATCTGGTGTTTGAGTATCTGAATCAGGACCTGAAGAAATACATGGACTCATCCCGAACTGGAGAGCTTCCTTTAAGCTTGGTCAAG AGCTaccttttccagctgctgcagggtgtGAGCTTCTGCCACTCGCACAGAGTCATCCACAGGGACTTGAAGCCACAAAACTTGCTCATTAATGAAGCAGGAGCAATCAAGCTGGCTGATTTTGGACTGGCAAGAGCTTTCGGAGTCCCCCTGCGCACATACACTCACGAG GTGGTGACTCTGTGGTACCGAGCCCCTGAAATACTACTGGGATGCAAATACTACTCAACTGCCGTGGATATCTGGAGCATCGGCTGCATCTTTGCAGAAATG gtgACCAGGAAGGCCCTGTTTCCAGGGGACTCTGAGATCGATCAGCTCTTCCGGATCTTTCGCACCCTGGGCACTCCCACTGAGGTGACCTGGCCTGGGGTGACCCAGCTGCCTGACTACAAGGGGAACTTTCCCCAGTGGGCACGGAAGGAGATGAAGGATATTGTTCCCAACTTAGATCGAGATGGTAGAGACTTACTGGTG TTGCTCCTGTACGATCCCAGCAGGCGCATCTCAGCCAAGGCAGCCCTCAATCACCAGTACTTCTTTTGGAGAAGCCCTCGGAGCCCTGAAGAGCGACGTGCGCTGCAGAGACACCACAGATGA